One window of Epinephelus fuscoguttatus linkage group LG9, E.fuscoguttatus.final_Chr_v1 genomic DNA carries:
- the LOC125894786 gene encoding NLR family CARD domain-containing protein 3-like isoform X1, producing MDPYEEPEEGVPSAETILCGKLDSQTKAQGNHLRPPEPEPSLVSYKSDWSRDYILDFKQRNHQRPPEPEPSLVSCKSDWSRDYILDFKQRNHLRHEPPEPEPEPEPSLVSCKSDRSREIIHNFKPRNHQRPPEPEPSLVSYKSDWSRDYILDFKQRNHLRHEPPEPEPEPEPEPSLVSCKSDRSREIIHNFKPRNHQRPPEPEPSLVSCKSDWSRDYILDFKQRNHLRQEPPEPEPSLVSCKSDRSREIIHNFKPRMDEESFEVPSGQSAQQHQTSLDSVFTLLEENIVTYVKNELKMFQKVLSTDYSKRLESEREDEVLDGRSSREAFLKITLNFLRNMKQEKLADCLQSRSRSGICQRNLKSNLQKKFRCVFEGIAKAGNPTLLNQIYTELYITEGGTAEVNVEHEIRQIETASKKPVRPETTIRQQDIFKASPGRDEPIRTVMTKGVAGIGKTVLTQKFTLDWAEDKANQDIQFTFPFTFRELNVLKEKKYSLVELVHHFFTETKEAGICRFEEFQVVFILDGLDECRFPLDFSNTKILTDVTESTSVDVLLVNLIRGKLLPSARLWITTRPAAANQIPPDCVDMVTEVRGFTDPHKKEYFRKKFKNEEQASRIISHIETSRSLHIMCHIPVFCWITATVLEDVFKIRKRGELPKTLTEMYIHFLVVQSKLKNIKYDGGSETDPHWSQNSRMMFESLGKLAFEQLQKGNLIFYESDLTECGIDIRAASVYSGVFTQIFKEERGLYQERVFCFIHLSVQEFLAALHVHLTFINSGVNLMAKDLTTSWSKFSKDRRKCLHQSAVDKALQSPNGHLDLFLRFLLGLSLQTNQKHLRDLVTQSGSSLENSQDIIRYIKKKFEENISAEKYINLFHCLNELKDCSLVNEIQQFLESGSLRTDKLSPAQWSALVFILQSSEEDLDVFDLKKYSASEEALLRLLPVVKTSNKALMSGCDLSKKSCEDLSSVLSSQSSNLRHLDLSNNDLQDAGVELLSAGLGSPHCTLETLRLNSCNLLERSCEALSPVLRSQSSSLRELDLSNNDLWDSGVKQLSTGLASRHCTLEILRLSGCLITEKGCDYLATALSSTSSRLIELDLSYNHPGHSGVKKLSAVREDPRWSMKTLRWDPSGVQWLKPGLRKYSCELTLDENTVNKNLRVSNDKRKVSNVLEAEPYLDHPERFDYWPQLLCRDGLTGRCYWEVEWRGVVDVSVTYRGISRRGDKREGLFGGSDQSWSLSCIDGGYFVCHNNKQTSSSSSSSSSSSSSSSSSSSVSGRVAVYVDCPAGTLSFYRVSSDTLIHLHTFNTTFTERLYPGFGFRSDSPHSSVSLNLSHSLK from the exons GAATCATTTGAGACATGAACctcctgaacctgaacctgaacctgaacccaGCTTAGTGTCCTGTAAGAGTGACCGGTCAAGGGAAATCATCCATAATTTTAAACCAAG gaaCCATCAGAGACCTCCTGAACCTGAACCCAGCTTAGTGTCCTATAAGAGTGACTGGTCAAGGGATTACATTCTTGATTTTAAACAAAG GAATCATTTGAGACATGAACctcctgaacctgaacctgaacctgaacctgaacccaGCTTAGTGTCCTGTAAGAGTGACCGGTCAAGGGAAATCATCCATAATTTTAAACCAAG gaaCCATCAGAGACCTCCTGAACCTGAACCCAGCTTAGTGTCCTGTAAGAGTGACTGGTCAAGGGATTACATTCTTGATTTTAAACAAAG gaACCATCTGAGACAAGAACCTCCTGAACCTGAACCCAGCTTAGTGTCCTGTAAGAGTGACCGGTCAAGGGAAATCATTCATAATTTTAAACCAAG AATGGACGAGGAGAGCTTCGAGGTTCCGAGTGGTCAGTCCGCCCAGCAGCACCAAACATCCCTGGACTCTGTATTCACG ctgctggaggagaacaTCGTCACATATGTGAAGAACGAGCTGAAGATGTTCCAGAAAGTTCTGAGTACAGATTACTCAAAACGCttagagagtgagagggaggatGAGGTGCTGGAcgggaggagcagcagagaggcattTCTGAAGATCACACTGAACTTCCTGAGGAACATGAAACAGGAGAAGCTGGCTGACTGTCTGCAGAGCA GAAGTCGTTCTGGAATATGCCAACGCAATCTCAAATCTAACCTGCAGAAGAAGTTccggtgtgtgtttgaggggatCGCTAAAGCAGGAAACCCAACGCTTCTCAATCAGATCTACACAgagctctacatcacagagggagGGACTGCAGAGGTCAATGTGGAACATGAGATCAGACAGATTGAAACAGCATCCAAGAAACCAGTTAGACCTGAAACAACAATCAGGCAACAAGACATCTTTAAAGCCTCACCTGGAAGAGATGAACCAATCAGAACAGTGATGACAAAGGGAGTGGCTGGCATTGGGAAAACAGTCTTAACACAGaagttcactctggactggGCTGAAGACAAAGCCAACCAGGACATACAGTTCACATTTCCATTCACCTTCAGAGAGCTGAAtgtgctgaaagagaaaaagtacAGCTTGGTGGAACTTGTGCATCACTTCTTCACTGAAACCAAAGAAGCAGGAATCTGCAGGTTTGAAGAGTTCCAGGTTGTGTTCATCCTTGACGGTCTGGATGAGTGTCGGTTTCCTCTGGACTTCAGCAACACTAAAATCCTGACTGATGTTACAGAGTCCACCTCAGTGGATGTGCTGCTGGTAAACCtcatcagggggaaactgctTCCCTCTGCTCGCCTCTGGATAACCACacgacctgcagcagccaatcagatccctcctgactgtgttgacatggtgacagaggtcagagggttCACTGACCCACACAAAAAGGAGTACTTCAGGAAGAAATTCAAAAATGAGGAACAGGCCAGCAGAATCATCTCACACATTGAGACATCCAGAAGCCTCCACATCATGTGCCAcatcccagtcttctgctggatcactgctacagttctggaggatgtttttaaaatcagaaagagaggagagctgcccaagaccctgactgaGATGTACATCCACTTCCTGGTGGTTCAGTCCAAACTGAAGAACATCAAGTATGATGGAGGATCTGAGACAGATCCACACTGGAGTCAAAACAGCAGGATGATGTTTGAGTCTCTGGGAAAATTGGCTTTTGAGCAGCTGCAGAAAGGCAACCTGATCTTCTATGAATCAGACCTGACAGAGTGTGGCATCGATATCAGAGCAGCCTCGGTGTACTCAGgagtgttcacacagatctttaaagaggagagaggactgtaccagGAAAGGGTGTTCTGCTTCATCCATCTGAGCgttcaggagtttctggctgCTCTTCATGTCCATCTGACCTTCATCAACTCTGGAGTCAATCTGATGGCCAAAGATCTAACAACCTCATGGTCGAAATTCAGTAAAGATAGAAGGAAGTGTCTCCACCAGAGTGCTGTGGACAAGGCCTTACAGAGTCCAAATGGACACCTCGACTTGTTCCTTCGCTTCCTCCTGGGTCTTTCACTGCAGACCAATCAGAAGCACCTACGAGACCTTGTGACACAGTCAGGAAGTAGCTTGGAGAACAGTCAGGATATAATCCGGTACATCAAGAAGAAGTTCGAGGAAAATATCTCTGCAGAGAAATACATCAATCTGTTCCACTGTCTGAATGAACTGAAGGattgttctctggtgaatgagATCCAGCAGTTCCTGGAATCAGGAAGTCTCCGCACAGATAAACTGTCTCCTGCTCAGTGGTCAGCTCTGGTCTTCATCTTACAGTCATCAGAAGAAGATCTGGACGTGTTTGACCTGAAGAAATACTCAGCTTCAGAGGAAGCTcttctgaggctgctgccagTTGTGAAAACCTCCAACAAAGCTCT AATGAGTGGCTGTGACCTCTCAAAGAAAAGCTGTGAAGATCTGTCCTCAGTCCTCAGCTCTCAGTCCTCTAATCTGAGACACCTGGACCTGAGTAACAACGACCTGCAGGATGCAGGAGTGGAGCTGCTATCTGCTGGACTGGGGAGTCCACACTGTACACTTGAAACTCTCAG GCTGAATAGCTGTAACCTCTTGGAGAGAAGCTGTGAAGCTCTGTCCCCAGTTCTCCGCTCTCAGTCCTCCAGTCTGAGAGAGTTGGACCTGAGTAACAACGACCTGtgggattcaggagtgaagcagctGTCCACTGGACTGGCGAGTCGACACTGCACACTGGAAATTCTCAG gCTGTCCGGCTGTCTGATCACAGAGAAAGGCTGTGATTATCTGGCTACAGCTTTGAGCTCCACATCCTCCCGTCTGATAGAGCTGGACCTGAGTTACAATCATCCAGGACACTCGGGGGTGAAGAAGCTGTCTGCTGTACGGGAGGATCCACGCTGGAGCATGAAAACTCTGAG GTGGGATCCCAGTGGAGTCCAGTGGTTGAAACCAGGTCTGAGGAAGT ATTCCTGTGAGCTCACCCTCGACGAAAACACAGTCAACAAAAACCTCAGAGTGTCTAATGACAAGAGGAAGGTGTCTAATGTGTTAGAGGCTGAGCCATATCTTGATCATCCAGAGAGATTTGACTACTGGCCTCAGCTGCTGTGTAGAGATGGTTTGACTGGTCGctgttactgggaggtggagtggagaggAGTGGTGGATGTATCAGTGACCTACAGAGGAATcagcaggagaggagacaaaCGTGAAGGCTTGTTTGGAGGGAGTGATCAGTCCTGGAGTCTGAGCTGCATTGATGGTGGTTATTTTGTctgtcacaacaacaaacaaacctcctcctcctcctcctcctcctcctcctcctcctcctcctcctcctcctcctcctcggtcTCTGGTAGAGTAGCAGTGTATGTGGACTGTCCTGCTGGCACTCTGTCCTTCTACAGAgtctcctctgacacactgaTCCACCTCCACACCTTCAACACCACATTCACCGAACGTCTTTATCCTGGGTTTGGGTTCAGGTCAGATTCTCCTCATTCCTCAGTGTCACTAAACCTGAGCCACAGTTTAAAATAA
- the LOC125894786 gene encoding NLR family CARD domain-containing protein 3-like isoform X23 — protein sequence MDPYEEPEEGVPSAETILCGKLDSQTKAQGNHLRPPEPEPSLVSYKSDWSRDYILDFKQRNHQRPPEPEPSLVSYKSDWSRDYILDFKQRNHLRQEPPEPEPSLVSCKSDRSREIIHNFKPRMDEESFEVPSGQSAQQHQTSLDSVFTLLEENIVTYVKNELKMFQKVLSTDYSKRLESEREDEVLDGRSSREAFLKITLNFLRNMKQEKLADCLQSRSRSGICQRNLKSNLQKKFRCVFEGIAKAGNPTLLNQIYTELYITEGGTAEVNVEHEIRQIETASKKPVRPETTIRQQDIFKASPGRDEPIRTVMTKGVAGIGKTVLTQKFTLDWAEDKANQDIQFTFPFTFRELNVLKEKKYSLVELVHHFFTETKEAGICRFEEFQVVFILDGLDECRFPLDFSNTKILTDVTESTSVDVLLVNLIRGKLLPSARLWITTRPAAANQIPPDCVDMVTEVRGFTDPHKKEYFRKKFKNEEQASRIISHIETSRSLHIMCHIPVFCWITATVLEDVFKIRKRGELPKTLTEMYIHFLVVQSKLKNIKYDGGSETDPHWSQNSRMMFESLGKLAFEQLQKGNLIFYESDLTECGIDIRAASVYSGVFTQIFKEERGLYQERVFCFIHLSVQEFLAALHVHLTFINSGVNLMAKDLTTSWSKFSKDRRKCLHQSAVDKALQSPNGHLDLFLRFLLGLSLQTNQKHLRDLVTQSGSSLENSQDIIRYIKKKFEENISAEKYINLFHCLNELKDCSLVNEIQQFLESGSLRTDKLSPAQWSALVFILQSSEEDLDVFDLKKYSASEEALLRLLPVVKTSNKALMSGCDLSKKSCEDLSSVLSSQSSNLRHLDLSNNDLQDAGVELLSAGLGSPHCTLETLRLNSCNLLERSCEALSPVLRSQSSSLRELDLSNNDLWDSGVKQLSTGLASRHCTLEILRLSGCLITEKGCDYLATALSSTSSRLIELDLSYNHPGHSGVKKLSAVREDPRWSMKTLRWDPSGVQWLKPGLRKYSCELTLDENTVNKNLRVSNDKRKVSNVLEAEPYLDHPERFDYWPQLLCRDGLTGRCYWEVEWRGVVDVSVTYRGISRRGDKREGLFGGSDQSWSLSCIDGGYFVCHNNKQTSSSSSSSSSSSSSSSSSSSVSGRVAVYVDCPAGTLSFYRVSSDTLIHLHTFNTTFTERLYPGFGFRSDSPHSSVSLNLSHSLK from the exons gaaCCATCAGAGACCTCCTGAACCTGAACCCAGCTTAGTGTCCTATAAGAGTGACTGGTCAAGGGATTACATTCTTGATTTTAAACAAAG gaACCATCTGAGACAAGAACCTCCTGAACCTGAACCCAGCTTAGTGTCCTGTAAGAGTGACCGGTCAAGGGAAATCATTCATAATTTTAAACCAAG AATGGACGAGGAGAGCTTCGAGGTTCCGAGTGGTCAGTCCGCCCAGCAGCACCAAACATCCCTGGACTCTGTATTCACG ctgctggaggagaacaTCGTCACATATGTGAAGAACGAGCTGAAGATGTTCCAGAAAGTTCTGAGTACAGATTACTCAAAACGCttagagagtgagagggaggatGAGGTGCTGGAcgggaggagcagcagagaggcattTCTGAAGATCACACTGAACTTCCTGAGGAACATGAAACAGGAGAAGCTGGCTGACTGTCTGCAGAGCA GAAGTCGTTCTGGAATATGCCAACGCAATCTCAAATCTAACCTGCAGAAGAAGTTccggtgtgtgtttgaggggatCGCTAAAGCAGGAAACCCAACGCTTCTCAATCAGATCTACACAgagctctacatcacagagggagGGACTGCAGAGGTCAATGTGGAACATGAGATCAGACAGATTGAAACAGCATCCAAGAAACCAGTTAGACCTGAAACAACAATCAGGCAACAAGACATCTTTAAAGCCTCACCTGGAAGAGATGAACCAATCAGAACAGTGATGACAAAGGGAGTGGCTGGCATTGGGAAAACAGTCTTAACACAGaagttcactctggactggGCTGAAGACAAAGCCAACCAGGACATACAGTTCACATTTCCATTCACCTTCAGAGAGCTGAAtgtgctgaaagagaaaaagtacAGCTTGGTGGAACTTGTGCATCACTTCTTCACTGAAACCAAAGAAGCAGGAATCTGCAGGTTTGAAGAGTTCCAGGTTGTGTTCATCCTTGACGGTCTGGATGAGTGTCGGTTTCCTCTGGACTTCAGCAACACTAAAATCCTGACTGATGTTACAGAGTCCACCTCAGTGGATGTGCTGCTGGTAAACCtcatcagggggaaactgctTCCCTCTGCTCGCCTCTGGATAACCACacgacctgcagcagccaatcagatccctcctgactgtgttgacatggtgacagaggtcagagggttCACTGACCCACACAAAAAGGAGTACTTCAGGAAGAAATTCAAAAATGAGGAACAGGCCAGCAGAATCATCTCACACATTGAGACATCCAGAAGCCTCCACATCATGTGCCAcatcccagtcttctgctggatcactgctacagttctggaggatgtttttaaaatcagaaagagaggagagctgcccaagaccctgactgaGATGTACATCCACTTCCTGGTGGTTCAGTCCAAACTGAAGAACATCAAGTATGATGGAGGATCTGAGACAGATCCACACTGGAGTCAAAACAGCAGGATGATGTTTGAGTCTCTGGGAAAATTGGCTTTTGAGCAGCTGCAGAAAGGCAACCTGATCTTCTATGAATCAGACCTGACAGAGTGTGGCATCGATATCAGAGCAGCCTCGGTGTACTCAGgagtgttcacacagatctttaaagaggagagaggactgtaccagGAAAGGGTGTTCTGCTTCATCCATCTGAGCgttcaggagtttctggctgCTCTTCATGTCCATCTGACCTTCATCAACTCTGGAGTCAATCTGATGGCCAAAGATCTAACAACCTCATGGTCGAAATTCAGTAAAGATAGAAGGAAGTGTCTCCACCAGAGTGCTGTGGACAAGGCCTTACAGAGTCCAAATGGACACCTCGACTTGTTCCTTCGCTTCCTCCTGGGTCTTTCACTGCAGACCAATCAGAAGCACCTACGAGACCTTGTGACACAGTCAGGAAGTAGCTTGGAGAACAGTCAGGATATAATCCGGTACATCAAGAAGAAGTTCGAGGAAAATATCTCTGCAGAGAAATACATCAATCTGTTCCACTGTCTGAATGAACTGAAGGattgttctctggtgaatgagATCCAGCAGTTCCTGGAATCAGGAAGTCTCCGCACAGATAAACTGTCTCCTGCTCAGTGGTCAGCTCTGGTCTTCATCTTACAGTCATCAGAAGAAGATCTGGACGTGTTTGACCTGAAGAAATACTCAGCTTCAGAGGAAGCTcttctgaggctgctgccagTTGTGAAAACCTCCAACAAAGCTCT AATGAGTGGCTGTGACCTCTCAAAGAAAAGCTGTGAAGATCTGTCCTCAGTCCTCAGCTCTCAGTCCTCTAATCTGAGACACCTGGACCTGAGTAACAACGACCTGCAGGATGCAGGAGTGGAGCTGCTATCTGCTGGACTGGGGAGTCCACACTGTACACTTGAAACTCTCAG GCTGAATAGCTGTAACCTCTTGGAGAGAAGCTGTGAAGCTCTGTCCCCAGTTCTCCGCTCTCAGTCCTCCAGTCTGAGAGAGTTGGACCTGAGTAACAACGACCTGtgggattcaggagtgaagcagctGTCCACTGGACTGGCGAGTCGACACTGCACACTGGAAATTCTCAG gCTGTCCGGCTGTCTGATCACAGAGAAAGGCTGTGATTATCTGGCTACAGCTTTGAGCTCCACATCCTCCCGTCTGATAGAGCTGGACCTGAGTTACAATCATCCAGGACACTCGGGGGTGAAGAAGCTGTCTGCTGTACGGGAGGATCCACGCTGGAGCATGAAAACTCTGAG GTGGGATCCCAGTGGAGTCCAGTGGTTGAAACCAGGTCTGAGGAAGT ATTCCTGTGAGCTCACCCTCGACGAAAACACAGTCAACAAAAACCTCAGAGTGTCTAATGACAAGAGGAAGGTGTCTAATGTGTTAGAGGCTGAGCCATATCTTGATCATCCAGAGAGATTTGACTACTGGCCTCAGCTGCTGTGTAGAGATGGTTTGACTGGTCGctgttactgggaggtggagtggagaggAGTGGTGGATGTATCAGTGACCTACAGAGGAATcagcaggagaggagacaaaCGTGAAGGCTTGTTTGGAGGGAGTGATCAGTCCTGGAGTCTGAGCTGCATTGATGGTGGTTATTTTGTctgtcacaacaacaaacaaacctcctcctcctcctcctcctcctcctcctcctcctcctcctcctcctcctcctcctcggtcTCTGGTAGAGTAGCAGTGTATGTGGACTGTCCTGCTGGCACTCTGTCCTTCTACAGAgtctcctctgacacactgaTCCACCTCCACACCTTCAACACCACATTCACCGAACGTCTTTATCCTGGGTTTGGGTTCAGGTCAGATTCTCCTCATTCCTCAGTGTCACTAAACCTGAGCCACAGTTTAAAATAA
- the LOC125894786 gene encoding NLR family CARD domain-containing protein 3-like isoform X8 produces MDPYEEPEEGVPSAETILCGKLDSQTKAQGNHLRPPEPEPSLVSYKSDWSRDYILDFKQRNHQRPPEPEPSLVSYKSDWSRDYILDFKQRNHLRHEPPEPEPEPEPEPSLVSCKSDRSREIIHNFKPRNHQRPPEPEPSLVSCKSDWSRDYILDFKQRNHLRQEPPEPEPSLVSCKSDRSREIIHNFKPRMDEESFEVPSGQSAQQHQTSLDSVFTLLEENIVTYVKNELKMFQKVLSTDYSKRLESEREDEVLDGRSSREAFLKITLNFLRNMKQEKLADCLQSRSRSGICQRNLKSNLQKKFRCVFEGIAKAGNPTLLNQIYTELYITEGGTAEVNVEHEIRQIETASKKPVRPETTIRQQDIFKASPGRDEPIRTVMTKGVAGIGKTVLTQKFTLDWAEDKANQDIQFTFPFTFRELNVLKEKKYSLVELVHHFFTETKEAGICRFEEFQVVFILDGLDECRFPLDFSNTKILTDVTESTSVDVLLVNLIRGKLLPSARLWITTRPAAANQIPPDCVDMVTEVRGFTDPHKKEYFRKKFKNEEQASRIISHIETSRSLHIMCHIPVFCWITATVLEDVFKIRKRGELPKTLTEMYIHFLVVQSKLKNIKYDGGSETDPHWSQNSRMMFESLGKLAFEQLQKGNLIFYESDLTECGIDIRAASVYSGVFTQIFKEERGLYQERVFCFIHLSVQEFLAALHVHLTFINSGVNLMAKDLTTSWSKFSKDRRKCLHQSAVDKALQSPNGHLDLFLRFLLGLSLQTNQKHLRDLVTQSGSSLENSQDIIRYIKKKFEENISAEKYINLFHCLNELKDCSLVNEIQQFLESGSLRTDKLSPAQWSALVFILQSSEEDLDVFDLKKYSASEEALLRLLPVVKTSNKALMSGCDLSKKSCEDLSSVLSSQSSNLRHLDLSNNDLQDAGVELLSAGLGSPHCTLETLRLNSCNLLERSCEALSPVLRSQSSSLRELDLSNNDLWDSGVKQLSTGLASRHCTLEILRLSGCLITEKGCDYLATALSSTSSRLIELDLSYNHPGHSGVKKLSAVREDPRWSMKTLRWDPSGVQWLKPGLRKYSCELTLDENTVNKNLRVSNDKRKVSNVLEAEPYLDHPERFDYWPQLLCRDGLTGRCYWEVEWRGVVDVSVTYRGISRRGDKREGLFGGSDQSWSLSCIDGGYFVCHNNKQTSSSSSSSSSSSSSSSSSSSVSGRVAVYVDCPAGTLSFYRVSSDTLIHLHTFNTTFTERLYPGFGFRSDSPHSSVSLNLSHSLK; encoded by the exons gaaCCATCAGAGACCTCCTGAACCTGAACCCAGCTTAGTGTCCTATAAGAGTGACTGGTCAAGGGATTACATTCTTGATTTTAAACAAAG GAATCATTTGAGACATGAACctcctgaacctgaacctgaacctgaacctgaacccaGCTTAGTGTCCTGTAAGAGTGACCGGTCAAGGGAAATCATCCATAATTTTAAACCAAG gaaCCATCAGAGACCTCCTGAACCTGAACCCAGCTTAGTGTCCTGTAAGAGTGACTGGTCAAGGGATTACATTCTTGATTTTAAACAAAG gaACCATCTGAGACAAGAACCTCCTGAACCTGAACCCAGCTTAGTGTCCTGTAAGAGTGACCGGTCAAGGGAAATCATTCATAATTTTAAACCAAG AATGGACGAGGAGAGCTTCGAGGTTCCGAGTGGTCAGTCCGCCCAGCAGCACCAAACATCCCTGGACTCTGTATTCACG ctgctggaggagaacaTCGTCACATATGTGAAGAACGAGCTGAAGATGTTCCAGAAAGTTCTGAGTACAGATTACTCAAAACGCttagagagtgagagggaggatGAGGTGCTGGAcgggaggagcagcagagaggcattTCTGAAGATCACACTGAACTTCCTGAGGAACATGAAACAGGAGAAGCTGGCTGACTGTCTGCAGAGCA GAAGTCGTTCTGGAATATGCCAACGCAATCTCAAATCTAACCTGCAGAAGAAGTTccggtgtgtgtttgaggggatCGCTAAAGCAGGAAACCCAACGCTTCTCAATCAGATCTACACAgagctctacatcacagagggagGGACTGCAGAGGTCAATGTGGAACATGAGATCAGACAGATTGAAACAGCATCCAAGAAACCAGTTAGACCTGAAACAACAATCAGGCAACAAGACATCTTTAAAGCCTCACCTGGAAGAGATGAACCAATCAGAACAGTGATGACAAAGGGAGTGGCTGGCATTGGGAAAACAGTCTTAACACAGaagttcactctggactggGCTGAAGACAAAGCCAACCAGGACATACAGTTCACATTTCCATTCACCTTCAGAGAGCTGAAtgtgctgaaagagaaaaagtacAGCTTGGTGGAACTTGTGCATCACTTCTTCACTGAAACCAAAGAAGCAGGAATCTGCAGGTTTGAAGAGTTCCAGGTTGTGTTCATCCTTGACGGTCTGGATGAGTGTCGGTTTCCTCTGGACTTCAGCAACACTAAAATCCTGACTGATGTTACAGAGTCCACCTCAGTGGATGTGCTGCTGGTAAACCtcatcagggggaaactgctTCCCTCTGCTCGCCTCTGGATAACCACacgacctgcagcagccaatcagatccctcctgactgtgttgacatggtgacagaggtcagagggttCACTGACCCACACAAAAAGGAGTACTTCAGGAAGAAATTCAAAAATGAGGAACAGGCCAGCAGAATCATCTCACACATTGAGACATCCAGAAGCCTCCACATCATGTGCCAcatcccagtcttctgctggatcactgctacagttctggaggatgtttttaaaatcagaaagagaggagagctgcccaagaccctgactgaGATGTACATCCACTTCCTGGTGGTTCAGTCCAAACTGAAGAACATCAAGTATGATGGAGGATCTGAGACAGATCCACACTGGAGTCAAAACAGCAGGATGATGTTTGAGTCTCTGGGAAAATTGGCTTTTGAGCAGCTGCAGAAAGGCAACCTGATCTTCTATGAATCAGACCTGACAGAGTGTGGCATCGATATCAGAGCAGCCTCGGTGTACTCAGgagtgttcacacagatctttaaagaggagagaggactgtaccagGAAAGGGTGTTCTGCTTCATCCATCTGAGCgttcaggagtttctggctgCTCTTCATGTCCATCTGACCTTCATCAACTCTGGAGTCAATCTGATGGCCAAAGATCTAACAACCTCATGGTCGAAATTCAGTAAAGATAGAAGGAAGTGTCTCCACCAGAGTGCTGTGGACAAGGCCTTACAGAGTCCAAATGGACACCTCGACTTGTTCCTTCGCTTCCTCCTGGGTCTTTCACTGCAGACCAATCAGAAGCACCTACGAGACCTTGTGACACAGTCAGGAAGTAGCTTGGAGAACAGTCAGGATATAATCCGGTACATCAAGAAGAAGTTCGAGGAAAATATCTCTGCAGAGAAATACATCAATCTGTTCCACTGTCTGAATGAACTGAAGGattgttctctggtgaatgagATCCAGCAGTTCCTGGAATCAGGAAGTCTCCGCACAGATAAACTGTCTCCTGCTCAGTGGTCAGCTCTGGTCTTCATCTTACAGTCATCAGAAGAAGATCTGGACGTGTTTGACCTGAAGAAATACTCAGCTTCAGAGGAAGCTcttctgaggctgctgccagTTGTGAAAACCTCCAACAAAGCTCT AATGAGTGGCTGTGACCTCTCAAAGAAAAGCTGTGAAGATCTGTCCTCAGTCCTCAGCTCTCAGTCCTCTAATCTGAGACACCTGGACCTGAGTAACAACGACCTGCAGGATGCAGGAGTGGAGCTGCTATCTGCTGGACTGGGGAGTCCACACTGTACACTTGAAACTCTCAG GCTGAATAGCTGTAACCTCTTGGAGAGAAGCTGTGAAGCTCTGTCCCCAGTTCTCCGCTCTCAGTCCTCCAGTCTGAGAGAGTTGGACCTGAGTAACAACGACCTGtgggattcaggagtgaagcagctGTCCACTGGACTGGCGAGTCGACACTGCACACTGGAAATTCTCAG gCTGTCCGGCTGTCTGATCACAGAGAAAGGCTGTGATTATCTGGCTACAGCTTTGAGCTCCACATCCTCCCGTCTGATAGAGCTGGACCTGAGTTACAATCATCCAGGACACTCGGGGGTGAAGAAGCTGTCTGCTGTACGGGAGGATCCACGCTGGAGCATGAAAACTCTGAG GTGGGATCCCAGTGGAGTCCAGTGGTTGAAACCAGGTCTGAGGAAGT ATTCCTGTGAGCTCACCCTCGACGAAAACACAGTCAACAAAAACCTCAGAGTGTCTAATGACAAGAGGAAGGTGTCTAATGTGTTAGAGGCTGAGCCATATCTTGATCATCCAGAGAGATTTGACTACTGGCCTCAGCTGCTGTGTAGAGATGGTTTGACTGGTCGctgttactgggaggtggagtggagaggAGTGGTGGATGTATCAGTGACCTACAGAGGAATcagcaggagaggagacaaaCGTGAAGGCTTGTTTGGAGGGAGTGATCAGTCCTGGAGTCTGAGCTGCATTGATGGTGGTTATTTTGTctgtcacaacaacaaacaaacctcctcctcctcctcctcctcctcctcctcctcctcctcctcctcctcctcctcctcggtcTCTGGTAGAGTAGCAGTGTATGTGGACTGTCCTGCTGGCACTCTGTCCTTCTACAGAgtctcctctgacacactgaTCCACCTCCACACCTTCAACACCACATTCACCGAACGTCTTTATCCTGGGTTTGGGTTCAGGTCAGATTCTCCTCATTCCTCAGTGTCACTAAACCTGAGCCACAGTTTAAAATAA